From a region of the Neobacillus niacini genome:
- a CDS encoding IS1182 family transposase yields MYKPKREIQNEAEFVFIDDLVPQDHLLRKVDKYIDFSFIGEKVRPFYSENNGRPSDPIQLFKMMFIGYFYGIRSERQLEREIQTNVAYRWFLGLKLNDPVPHHSTISWNRRTRFKDTNIFQEIFDEIVFKAINHKMVGGRVLFSDSTHLKANANKHKFSRVEVEVETREYVVDLNKAIEEDRRDHGKKPLKEKEEVTEKKEIRLSTTDPECGFMSRENKQEMFCYLDHRTTDMKFNIITDAYVTPGNVHDSVPYLSRLDRQVERFGFKVEAVALDSGYLTNPICKGLNDRNIFGVIAHRRYQSTKGLFPKWKFTYDKERDLYVCPNGQELQYRTTTREGYREYKSDPKKCTNCPLLPECTKSQNKTKVVTRHVWEEHKEKVRLNRLSKSGKILYKFRKEKVERSFADSKELHGLRYCRLRGLHNASEQVLLTAACQNMKKIATHLAGLEKVCGNLLGISPC; encoded by the coding sequence ATGTATAAGCCAAAAAGAGAAATTCAAAACGAAGCTGAATTTGTTTTCATTGATGATTTAGTACCGCAAGATCACCTATTAAGAAAGGTGGACAAGTATATTGATTTTTCTTTTATTGGTGAAAAGGTCCGTCCTTTTTATTCAGAAAATAACGGGCGTCCTTCGGATCCTATACAGCTCTTTAAGATGATGTTTATTGGATATTTTTATGGCATTCGTTCTGAACGACAATTAGAGCGTGAAATTCAGACGAATGTGGCCTATCGATGGTTCTTAGGATTAAAGCTAAACGATCCAGTTCCCCATCATTCCACTATTAGTTGGAATCGGCGGACCCGTTTTAAAGATACAAATATATTTCAGGAAATTTTTGATGAGATTGTCTTCAAAGCAATTAACCACAAGATGGTTGGAGGAAGAGTTTTATTTTCCGATTCCACACACCTTAAAGCGAATGCAAATAAACATAAATTCTCTAGAGTTGAAGTGGAAGTTGAAACACGTGAATATGTAGTAGATTTAAACAAAGCTATTGAGGAAGACAGGAGAGATCATGGAAAAAAGCCTTTAAAAGAAAAAGAGGAGGTGACCGAGAAAAAGGAAATACGACTGAGCACGACTGATCCTGAATGTGGGTTTATGTCACGAGAGAATAAACAGGAAATGTTCTGTTATCTTGATCATCGGACTACCGACATGAAGTTCAACATCATAACAGATGCGTATGTTACACCAGGAAATGTTCACGATTCTGTCCCTTATCTTTCTCGGTTAGACCGTCAGGTCGAACGTTTTGGATTTAAAGTAGAAGCTGTGGCACTTGATTCGGGTTACCTGACAAATCCGATTTGTAAGGGACTTAATGACCGCAATATTTTTGGAGTTATCGCTCACAGAAGATATCAATCAACAAAAGGGTTATTTCCTAAATGGAAGTTTACATATGATAAAGAAAGGGATTTGTATGTATGTCCAAATGGTCAGGAGTTACAATATCGTACAACTACAAGAGAAGGTTATCGGGAATATAAGTCAGATCCTAAAAAGTGTACTAACTGCCCACTCCTCCCGGAGTGTACAAAATCTCAAAATAAAACAAAAGTAGTTACCAGACATGTTTGGGAGGAACATAAGGAAAAGGTTCGACTTAACAGACTTTCAAAGTCAGGTAAAATACTATATAAATTTAGAAAGGAAAAAGTAGAGCGAAGCTTCGCAGATTCAAAAGAACTGCATGGGCTTCGCTATTGCAGGTTACGGGGATTGCACAATGCGAGTGAGCAAGTGTTACTCACCGCAGCATGCCAAAACATGAAAAAGATTGCCACACACTTAGCCGGTTTGGAAAAAGTGTGTGGCAATCTCCTGGGCATTTCTCCCTGTTGA
- a CDS encoding coproporphyrinogen III oxidase → MRISIIGLEDARLDRQLTLIANLFFEETEIVKVLDDEADLTIRFIINEDNHIQVSAELLDIEGKSLSSDYQKEVQPFQTDKEYFKQIKNAVAHVYLTLLQNWTGITQKWGILTGIRPTKLLHRKVQEGVHKEIAHQQLKEEYLITDEKIKLMQHIVDRQLAIVPDLYDLQKEVSIYIGIPFCPTKCAYCTFPAYAINGRQGSVDSFLGGLHYEIRKIGEWLKEKGVRITTVYYGGGTPTSITAEEMDMLYEEMYESFPDVETIREITVEAGRPDTITPKKLEVLKKWKIDRISINPQSYTQETLKAIGRHHTVKETIDKYHLAREMGMNNINMDLIIGLPGEGITEFKHSLAETEKLMPESLTVHTLSFKRASEMTKNKDKYKVAGRDEVEQMMNLATEWTESHGYAPYYLYRQKNILGNLENVGYAIPNQESIYNIMIMEEQQTIIGLGCGAASKFIDPDTGKITQFANPKDPKTYNESFETYTEQKIKILNELFSQKGSPA, encoded by the coding sequence ATGAGAATTTCGATTATCGGGTTAGAGGATGCAAGACTCGATCGTCAATTAACGCTAATCGCTAATTTGTTTTTTGAGGAAACAGAGATTGTGAAGGTATTAGACGATGAGGCAGACTTAACTATAAGATTTATAATAAATGAAGATAACCACATACAAGTTTCAGCTGAGTTACTTGATATAGAGGGTAAATCCTTATCATCAGATTATCAAAAAGAAGTACAACCCTTTCAAACGGACAAGGAATATTTTAAGCAGATTAAGAATGCTGTCGCACACGTGTATTTGACACTATTGCAGAATTGGACAGGAATTACCCAAAAGTGGGGTATTCTAACTGGGATCAGACCGACAAAGCTTTTACATCGTAAAGTCCAAGAGGGTGTACACAAAGAAATAGCCCACCAGCAATTGAAAGAAGAATATCTGATTACAGACGAAAAAATAAAGCTCATGCAGCATATTGTCGATAGGCAGCTAGCCATTGTTCCTGACCTCTATGACCTGCAAAAAGAAGTTAGCATTTATATTGGGATTCCGTTTTGTCCAACAAAATGTGCCTACTGTACATTCCCGGCCTATGCAATAAATGGCCGACAAGGATCAGTAGATTCTTTCTTAGGTGGTCTGCACTATGAGATAAGGAAAATTGGTGAATGGCTAAAGGAAAAAGGTGTCCGAATCACAACGGTTTACTATGGGGGAGGTACCCCAACGAGTATTACGGCTGAAGAAATGGATATGCTTTATGAAGAAATGTATGAGTCATTCCCAGACGTTGAAACTATCCGTGAAATCACCGTTGAGGCAGGACGTCCGGATACCATTACCCCTAAAAAATTAGAGGTATTAAAGAAATGGAAAATAGACAGGATTAGTATAAATCCTCAATCCTATACGCAAGAAACATTAAAAGCCATTGGGCGCCATCACACTGTTAAAGAAACAATTGATAAGTATCATTTAGCAAGAGAAATGGGCATGAACAATATAAACATGGACCTAATCATTGGTCTTCCTGGTGAGGGGATCACTGAATTTAAGCATTCACTTGCAGAAACAGAAAAGTTAATGCCAGAATCTTTAACTGTGCATACTTTATCGTTTAAACGTGCTTCAGAAATGACGAAAAACAAAGATAAATATAAAGTGGCCGGTCGTGATGAAGTGGAACAAATGATGAATCTAGCAACAGAGTGGACAGAAAGTCATGGCTATGCTCCCTATTATCTCTATCGTCAAAAGAATATCCTTGGCAATCTTGAGAATGTCGGCTATGCGATTCCAAATCAAGAAAGTATTTATAATATCATGATTATGGAGGAGCAGCAGACAATTATCGGGCTTGGCTGCGGCGCTGCAAGCAAGTTCATTGACCCGGACACGGGAAAAATTACTCAGTTTGCTAATCCGAAAGACCCTAAAACATATAATGAAAGCTTTGAAACTTACACGGAACAAAAAATAAAAATATTAAACGAACTCTTCTCTCAAAAAGGATCTCCTGCTTAA
- a CDS encoding long-chain fatty acid--CoA ligase, translating into MMQTPLTMTQMIERAERYYPKKQVVSRTSSGIQRFTYKQIGERTRRLADSLTKLGVEKGDRVGTLAWNHHRHLEAYFAIPCIGAVLHTINIRLSPHHISFIINHAEDTVLLVDPDLIPLLEKCAHELKSVKAYIIMSDDKVLPETTLSPIYDYETLLSDANPKFQYPEDIKENDPAGMCYTSATTGNPKGVVYSHRGIFLHSMALGLADNAAISEKDIALPVVPMFHANAWGMPFAAVWFGTSLVLPGPYFTPKLIAELIENEKVTITAGVPTIWLGLLKEHDEGSYDLSSLRGVLCGGSAAPKGMIKAFEQRHNIPFLHAYGMTETSPLVVISTLKSYQENLDYEERLEIRAKQGVLVPGLSIKVVGKDGEVAWDGNEMGELCIKGPWIASEYYKDERTHDAFHDGWLHTGDVVTIDEEGFVKIVDRTKDLIKSGGEWISSVDLENALMAHEAVFEAAVVAVPHEQWQERPVACVVLKDSYKDKVKKEDLIEFLIPQFAKWWLPDEILFLEEIPKTSVGKFLKITLREQVQKEILKK; encoded by the coding sequence ATGATGCAAACACCTTTAACAATGACACAGATGATTGAACGAGCAGAAAGGTATTATCCAAAGAAACAGGTGGTTTCTAGAACATCAAGTGGCATTCAACGTTTTACGTATAAACAAATCGGTGAAAGAACGAGAAGACTCGCAGATAGTTTAACCAAACTAGGAGTGGAAAAAGGTGATAGGGTAGGAACACTGGCTTGGAACCATCATCGACATCTAGAAGCATATTTTGCAATTCCGTGTATTGGTGCTGTTCTTCACACAATTAATATCCGGCTTTCTCCACACCATATTTCTTTTATTATCAATCATGCAGAAGATACTGTCCTCTTAGTAGACCCAGATTTGATTCCATTACTTGAAAAATGCGCACATGAACTAAAAAGTGTTAAGGCATATATAATTATGTCAGACGACAAGGTCCTTCCTGAAACTACGCTTTCACCAATCTATGATTATGAAACCTTATTATCAGATGCGAATCCTAAATTTCAATACCCAGAAGACATAAAAGAAAACGATCCTGCCGGTATGTGCTATACCTCTGCAACTACAGGTAATCCAAAAGGAGTTGTATACTCTCACAGAGGAATTTTTCTTCATAGCATGGCGTTAGGGCTTGCAGATAATGCAGCAATAAGTGAGAAAGACATCGCACTTCCTGTTGTTCCAATGTTCCATGCCAATGCGTGGGGCATGCCATTTGCAGCAGTATGGTTTGGGACATCATTAGTGCTGCCAGGACCATATTTTACTCCAAAACTTATAGCAGAGCTCATTGAAAATGAAAAAGTAACGATTACTGCGGGTGTTCCAACCATTTGGCTTGGGTTGTTAAAGGAACATGATGAGGGCTCTTACGACCTTAGCAGTTTAAGAGGAGTACTTTGCGGAGGTTCAGCTGCACCTAAAGGGATGATTAAAGCATTTGAACAAAGGCATAACATACCATTCCTGCATGCTTATGGAATGACGGAAACTAGCCCGCTGGTAGTGATTTCAACATTAAAAAGCTATCAAGAGAATTTAGATTATGAGGAAAGACTGGAAATAAGAGCGAAACAAGGGGTTCTAGTTCCTGGCTTAAGCATAAAAGTAGTGGGAAAAGATGGAGAAGTGGCTTGGGATGGAAATGAAATGGGAGAGTTATGCATTAAGGGCCCATGGATTGCCTCAGAGTATTATAAGGATGAGAGAACTCATGATGCTTTCCATGACGGCTGGCTCCACACCGGTGATGTCGTAACCATTGACGAAGAAGGCTTTGTGAAAATTGTCGACCGTACCAAGGATTTAATTAAGAGCGGCGGTGAATGGATTTCTTCCGTTGATTTGGAAAATGCATTGATGGCCCATGAAGCAGTGTTTGAAGCTGCAGTAGTTGCAGTCCCGCATGAACAATGGCAGGAAAGACCAGTTGCTTGTGTTGTGTTAAAAGATTCATATAAGGATAAGGTGAAAAAGGAAGATTTAATTGAATTTTTAATACCCCAGTTTGCGAAGTGGTGGCTCCCCGATGAAATCTTGTTCTTGGAGGAAATCCCGAAGACTTCCGTTGGGAAATTTTTAAAGATCACATTAAGGGAGCAGGTACAAAAGGAAATCCTAAAGAAGTGA
- a CDS encoding Cof-type HAD-IIB family hydrolase, which yields MIYRLLALNIDGTLLQSNGKIHKSTKEAIEYVQQKGIYVTLMTSRSLPSAKKVARALKIKNPLITHQGAVIANIQDKQNRVERINEKITYDTVRFLEGLPCQIRLVHEQFSLANRLKLNNNLLAKTVFTSGDPVFYSQQFVSSLSEYLHDQPVTAPKIEVYFEDENDLQDAKMAIGKMFTEIETIQLDRLRLDIVPAGVSKLKGLAFLGSHLGIQLKEMVVIGEGLDDIPAIEAAGLGVAMWNAEFEVKRAADWVTRSKNEHGVAYMVKEHFRKQQPIEFLRKMNIIKK from the coding sequence ATGATTTATCGTTTGCTTGCATTAAATATTGATGGAACTCTATTACAAAGTAACGGAAAGATTCATAAGTCAACAAAGGAAGCCATTGAGTATGTTCAGCAAAAAGGAATTTATGTAACGCTTATGACATCAAGAAGCCTTCCCTCAGCCAAGAAGGTTGCAAGGGCATTGAAAATAAAAAATCCGCTCATTACACATCAAGGTGCCGTTATTGCAAATATCCAGGATAAACAAAATCGCGTCGAAAGAATTAACGAGAAAATTACCTATGATACCGTTCGATTCCTAGAAGGTTTGCCGTGTCAAATCAGGCTAGTACATGAACAATTTTCTTTAGCCAATAGGTTAAAATTAAATAACAATTTATTAGCCAAAACCGTCTTTACATCAGGGGATCCTGTTTTTTATTCTCAGCAATTTGTTTCGTCATTAAGCGAATACTTACATGATCAACCAGTGACAGCTCCGAAAATCGAGGTTTATTTTGAAGATGAGAATGATCTTCAGGATGCAAAAATGGCGATTGGAAAAATGTTTACCGAAATTGAAACGATTCAACTAGATCGGTTGCGTTTAGATATTGTTCCAGCAGGGGTTTCAAAGTTAAAGGGTTTAGCCTTCCTTGGCAGTCATCTTGGTATCCAGCTCAAAGAAATGGTCGTCATTGGGGAAGGCTTGGATGATATCCCAGCGATTGAGGCGGCAGGGTTAGGAGTGGCCATGTGGAATGCAGAATTTGAAGTAAAAAGAGCAGCAGACTGGGTGACGAGATCGAAAAATGAGCACGGTGTCGCCTATATGGTTAAAGAACACTTCCGAAAACAACAGCCAATTGAGTTTTTAAGAAAAATGAATATCATTAAAAAGTAA